ACTGACCGCCGCGCCCGGGCCAGTGATCAGTCGTCCGTGCCCGGGACGGAAGAAGTTCATGAGGGGGTCCGGGCTATCGGCAGCCCGGTCCCCCGACAGCACGCCCGAAGTTCCGAGGGGGATGCATGGCCACCGTTGAACTCCGCTTCAGCGCGCTGCCCGAGCACGTCAGGACCGCCCGACTGGTGGCGGCAGCGGTGGCGCGCAGGGCCGGAGTGGACGAGGCCGTCCTCGACGAGGTCAGGCTCGCTGTCGGCGAGGCCTGCACCCGTGCCGTCGGGCTGCACCAGAGCGGCGGCATCACGGCGCCGGTCAAAGTGCTGCTGATCGAGGAGGAGAAGCAGTTCTCCATCGAGGTCGGCGACGAGGCGCCGCGTTCGGCTCCCGGGGATCGCGCGCCCGGTGGCGCGGCCGAGGATCCCGACGCGGAGACCGAGGAGGACGAGATGGGCCTCGCGGTCATCAGCGGCCTCGTCGACGACGTGGAGGTCACCGCCGGCGAGCACGGCGGGTTGATCCGTATGACCTGGCCGACCACGCCGCCGACCGCCGTGCTCCCCTGAGTCCCACCACGCTTCACCACCAAGGGCCCTGCTGAGCAGGGCCCTTGGTGTTTTCTGTCGCAGCGCCGCGCAATTCGTGAAGGAATTCACGATCATTCACCTGATAATTCGATCAAGCGTCAATGCAGGGGTCAATGCCTTTGAGGCATTACTGCTTTCGGGTTGTGTGGCGTGACGTCGATCATTTGCTGAAGAGCATGTGAAGGCTAATTCCGTTTACCGCGCACTGTTTTGATCAGGTCCGGGTACCTAGAATCCGTCCACATCTTGAGCTCAGCACAGGCGTCAAGGAGGACGAATGGCGGGGCTTTCTACCCCTCATCAGCTGGACCATCCCACTACCTTCGCAGCCGCAGTACTGACCGACGACAACCGCATCCTCGTGGTGATCATCGGTGTCGTCGCGCTGGCGGCACTCGTGGTCGCAGGTGTCCTGGTACGCCAGGTGCTCGCGGCCGGCGAAGGCACCGACAGTATGAAGAAGATCGCAACAGCCATCCAGGAAGGCGCGAACGCCTATCTGGCCCGGCAGTTGCGCACGCTCGGCGTATTCGCCGTCGTCGTGTTCTTCCTGCTCATGCTGCTACCCGCGGACGACTGGAATCAGCGCGCCGGCCGATCGGTGTTCTTCTTGATCGGTGCGGCGTTCTCGGCGGCCACCGGCTATATCGGTATGTGGCTCGCCGTACGGAGCAATGTGCGAGTCGCCGCCGCCGCGCGCGAGGCGACCCCCGCGGAGGGTGAGCCGGAAAAGGATCTCACCGCCGTCTCGCACAAAGCCATGAAGATCGCTTTCCGCACGGGCGGCGTCGTCGGCATGTTCACAGTGGGGCTCGGTCTGCTGGGCGCCTCCTGTGTGGTGCTGGCGTACGCGGCCGACGCGCCGAAGGTGCTCGAGGGATTCGGCCTCGGGGCCGCCCTCATCGCCATGTTCATGCGTGTCGGCGGCGGCATCTTCACCAAGGCCGCCGACGTCGGCGCCGACCTGGTCGGCAAGGTCGAGAAGGGCATTCCGGAGGACGATCCGCGCAATGCCGCGACCATCGCCGACAACGTGGGCGACAACGTCGGCGACTGCGCGGGCATGGCGGCCGACCTCTTCGAGTCGTACGCCGTGACGCTCGTTGCCGCGCTGATCCTCGGCTCGGCCGCCTTCGGCGACGCCGGACTCGGCTTCCCGCTGCTCGTGCCCGCGATCGGCGTGATCACGGCCATGATCGGCATCTTCGCCGTGGCGCCCCGCCGGTCCGACCGCAGCGGCATGACGGCGATCAACCGCGGGTTCTTCATCTCCGCGGTGATCTCGCTCGTGCTGGTCGCGATCGCCGTCTTCATCTATCTGCCGTCGTCGTACGCCGAACTCGACGGCGTCACCGACGCGACCATCGCCGCCAAGGACGGCGACCCGCGGATCCTCGCGCTCGTAGCGGTGGCGATCGGCATCGTGCTCGCCGCTGTCATCCAGCAGCTGACCGGCTACTTCACCGAAACCACCCGCCGACCCGTGCGGGACGTCGGCAAGACC
This genomic window from Streptomyces sp. DG2A-72 contains:
- a CDS encoding sodium-translocating pyrophosphatase translates to MAGLSTPHQLDHPTTFAAAVLTDDNRILVVIIGVVALAALVVAGVLVRQVLAAGEGTDSMKKIATAIQEGANAYLARQLRTLGVFAVVVFFLLMLLPADDWNQRAGRSVFFLIGAAFSAATGYIGMWLAVRSNVRVAAAAREATPAEGEPEKDLTAVSHKAMKIAFRTGGVVGMFTVGLGLLGASCVVLAYAADAPKVLEGFGLGAALIAMFMRVGGGIFTKAADVGADLVGKVEKGIPEDDPRNAATIADNVGDNVGDCAGMAADLFESYAVTLVAALILGSAAFGDAGLGFPLLVPAIGVITAMIGIFAVAPRRSDRSGMTAINRGFFISAVISLVLVAIAVFIYLPSSYAELDGVTDATIAAKDGDPRILALVAVAIGIVLAAVIQQLTGYFTETTRRPVRDVGKTSLTGPATVVLAGISLGLESAVYTALLIGLGVYGAFLLGGTSIMLALFAVALAGTGLLTTVGVIVAMDTFGPVSDNAQGIAEMSGDVTGAGAQVLTDLDAVGNTTKAITKGIAIATAVLAASALFGSYRDAITTGARDVGEKLTGEGAPLNLMMDISQPNNLVGLIAGAAVVFLFSGLAINAVSRSAGAVVYEVRRQFRERPGIMDYTEKPEYGKVVDICTRDALRELTTPGLLAVMAPIAIGFTLGVGALGAFLAGAIGTGTLMAVFLANSGGAWDNAKKLVEDGHHGGKGSEAHAATVIGDTVGDPFKDTAGPAINPLLKVMNLVALLIAPAVIKFSYGEDKSVGVRIAIAVLSLLVIVGAVYISKRRGIAVSDEGNAERVAKPADPAVVS
- a CDS encoding ATP-binding protein; this encodes MATVELRFSALPEHVRTARLVAAAVARRAGVDEAVLDEVRLAVGEACTRAVGLHQSGGITAPVKVLLIEEEKQFSIEVGDEAPRSAPGDRAPGGAAEDPDAETEEDEMGLAVISGLVDDVEVTAGEHGGLIRMTWPTTPPTAVLP